Proteins from a genomic interval of Cyanobacteriota bacterium:
- the arsC gene encoding arsenate reductase, glutathione/glutaredoxin type: protein MKHVMFVCKKNSRRSQMAEGFARALGADKVAVTSSGLEASYVDPVVVQVMSEVGIDISHQTSKPLSDFRPDDYDAVISLCGCGVNLPSEWVLREVFEDWQLDDPEGQDIETFRRVRDEVKDRVVTLLNKLLNKPDKS from the coding sequence ATGAAGCATGTTATGTTTGTGTGCAAAAAAAACTCACGGCGCTCTCAGATGGCAGAAGGCTTTGCTAGAGCATTAGGGGCAGATAAAGTAGCAGTGACTAGTTCAGGCCTAGAGGCAAGCTATGTGGATCCGGTCGTAGTGCAAGTGATGTCTGAAGTAGGCATTGATATTAGCCACCAAACCTCCAAACCTCTAAGTGATTTTCGGCCTGATGATTACGACGCGGTTATTTCCCTTTGTGGTTGTGGAGTCAACCTACCAAGTGAGTGGGTGCTGCGAGAAGTTTTTGAAGATTGGCAACTCGACGATCCAGAAGGACAAGATATTGAAACATTTCGACGAGTACGCGATGAAGTAAAAGATCGTGTTGTAACCCTATTGAATAAGCTATTGAATAAGCCTGATAAAAGCTGA
- a CDS encoding aspartate-semialdehyde dehydrogenase, whose product MGRSYNVAILGATGAVGTELLALLEERQFPVGTLKLLASPRSAGSTLLFHG is encoded by the coding sequence GTGGGACGATCGTATAACGTTGCCATCCTAGGGGCAACCGGAGCCGTGGGTACCGAATTGCTAGCTCTGCTAGAGGAGCGCCAGTTTCCGGTAGGAACGCTGAAATTGCTTGCATCTCCACGTTCAGCAGGCTCTACGCTCTTGTTTCACGGTGA
- the hisG gene encoding ATP phosphoribosyltransferase, translating into MITIALPKGALLNDSIALLQCVGLDFSAFLDPSNRQLQIADPTGTAKALLVRNNDVPVYVEYGQAQLGIVGYDILQEKQCRVAHLIDLQYGTCRMSVAVKESSPYRSALDLPTNCRIASKFVNCARNYFEHLDLPVEIIPLYGSVELGPITGMSEAIVDLVATGKTLQENGLIEIETLFTSTARAIAHPLSYRLNIGGLCGWIDKLRAAITAKQASPYSH; encoded by the coding sequence ATGATTACAATCGCCTTGCCCAAGGGAGCCTTACTCAACGACAGCATTGCACTATTGCAGTGCGTTGGTCTTGATTTCAGCGCATTTCTTGACCCCAGCAATCGCCAACTCCAGATTGCCGATCCTACTGGTACTGCTAAAGCATTATTAGTGCGTAACAATGATGTGCCTGTATATGTGGAATATGGGCAAGCACAGCTAGGCATTGTGGGCTACGACATTTTGCAAGAAAAGCAATGCCGCGTAGCCCATTTGATTGACTTGCAGTATGGCACTTGTCGGATGTCTGTGGCAGTCAAGGAATCTAGTCCCTATCGATCGGCCCTAGACCTACCCACGAACTGCCGCATTGCATCCAAATTCGTCAACTGCGCTCGTAACTACTTTGAGCATCTTGATTTACCCGTGGAGATTATTCCACTCTATGGCTCAGTAGAACTAGGGCCAATCACTGGGATGTCCGAAGCGATTGTTGACCTTGTTGCCACTGGCAAAACCCTCCAAGAAAACGGCTTGATTGAGATCGAAACCTTGTTTACAAGTACTGCGCGTGCCATTGCCCATCCCCTTAGCTATCGACTCAACATAGGTGGTCTGTGTGGTTGGATTGACAAGTTGCGGGCAGCAATCACAGCAAAGCAGGCATCACCCTACAGCCATTAG